A single region of the bacterium genome encodes:
- a CDS encoding SoxR reducing system RseC family protein: MDRSVNGSALDGPDCSQSSDSLTKDHVCVTDVEGGFAVLAIPVHSACAGCHSQCLLAGEQQVRTLRLPLPQGMRCAPGDYVDLRVDPRFVAKASFFLYLIPAVILFLFALLGRVLAAFWGLQDPDLGSLLAIFFSIPLLIRCITFTRKKMGGVENIRIMSRSREE, translated from the coding sequence ATGGATAGGTCTGTCAACGGATCAGCGCTGGATGGTCCGGATTGTTCTCAATCGTCTGATTCCCTGACCAAGGATCATGTGTGCGTCACCGATGTTGAAGGCGGTTTCGCTGTTCTGGCTATCCCGGTGCATTCCGCCTGCGCCGGGTGTCACAGCCAATGCCTCCTAGCCGGTGAACAGCAGGTGCGGACCCTGCGCTTGCCTCTGCCTCAGGGGATGCGATGTGCGCCCGGCGATTATGTCGATCTTCGAGTTGATCCGCGGTTCGTCGCCAAAGCCTCTTTCTTCCTCTATCTGATTCCGGCTGTCATCTTGTTCCTTTTCGCCCTTTTAGGCAGAGTGCTCGCAGCATTCTGGGGCCTGCAGGATCCTGATCTGGGTTCGTTGCTGGCCATTTTTTTTTCAATCCCGCTGTTGATCCGGTGTATCACGTTTACGCGTAAAAAAATGGGTGGTGTGGAAAACATACGTATTATGTCAAGGAGCCGAGAAGAATGA
- a CDS encoding RnfABCDGE type electron transport complex subunit B: MNPVLISTAVMGGLGLFSAGVLYFAARVFYTQEDPRIDLVTTLLANSNCGACGYPGCRAYADALISGQAKSKCPVTSSENMAQISRLLGASLTDLESMVAVIHCNGDASAAKFVGTYYGINDCRAAQLIGGVEKMCPYGCIGLGTCISVCPSTAIVKKDRIVEVIRSRCIGCGKCVDVCPRKIISLVPASKDVVIACRSHDRAPLVKEYCQVGCIVCKKCIKTCPHGAISEDDNLVKIDYHLCTSCGECVAVCPQNTIRALIPDRDRSAFKMKTAQAVEVEK, from the coding sequence ATGAATCCTGTGTTGATCTCAACCGCCGTGATGGGAGGTTTGGGGTTGTTCAGTGCCGGCGTTTTATATTTTGCCGCTCGAGTCTTTTATACGCAGGAAGACCCGCGGATCGACCTGGTAACAACCTTGCTGGCGAACAGCAATTGCGGCGCCTGCGGCTATCCGGGTTGCCGGGCTTATGCCGATGCATTGATCTCCGGTCAGGCGAAGAGCAAATGTCCGGTGACCAGTTCTGAAAACATGGCGCAGATCAGCAGGCTGCTCGGTGCTTCGCTGACTGACCTGGAATCCATGGTGGCGGTCATTCATTGCAACGGTGATGCTTCCGCCGCCAAGTTTGTCGGCACATATTACGGCATCAATGATTGCCGCGCCGCGCAATTGATTGGTGGAGTGGAAAAGATGTGCCCATACGGCTGCATCGGTCTGGGCACCTGCATCTCCGTCTGTCCCAGCACGGCTATCGTGAAAAAAGACCGCATTGTCGAGGTCATCCGCAGCCGCTGCATCGGCTGTGGCAAATGCGTGGACGTCTGCCCGCGTAAGATCATTTCGCTGGTGCCGGCAAGCAAGGATGTCGTGATCGCCTGCCGTTCGCATGACCGGGCGCCGCTGGTGAAAGAGTACTGTCAAGTCGGCTGCATCGTGTGCAAAAAATGCATCAAGACGTGTCCGCACGGCGCCATTTCCGAGGACGACAACCTGGTCAAGATCGATTATCATCTATGCACCAGCTGCGGCGAATGCGTCGCCGTGTGTCCGCAGAACACCATTCGGGCGCTGATCCCAGACCGCGACCGCAGCGCCTTTAAAATGAAAACAGCGCAAGCCGTGGAGGTGGAAAAATAA